In a genomic window of Amycolatopsis japonica:
- a CDS encoding DEDD exonuclease domain-containing protein: protein MDTGRRPGAAQLAFDELGTPLRDITFVVFDLETTGTKPGPDGITEIGAVKIRAGEVVGEFATFVNPGMPIPPQIVELTGITGAMVYDAPRIERVLPAFLEFISGAVLVAHNAAFDTGFMRAACEGHGYHWPKTAVVCTVRLARRVISRDETPSYRLSALAALFGARTTPNHRALADARATVDVLHALLERVGNLGVHTLEELLDYLPGVTAAQRRKRSLAEHLPSRPGVYLFRGPSDEVLYVGTSSDLRRRVRQYFTGSESRGRIREMVALAERVDAVECAHALEAAVRELRLIAAHRPMYNRRSKNPRHAWWVALTEEAFPRLSVVRMPRDGMLGPFRTQTDARSAADTLAGASGLRTCTQRISATAPSGTPCVLAELGRCGAPCAGLQTAEAYRPGVLAVSGLIAGTDGRPLRAAADQLARLSAAEHYEQAAQHRDQLAGLIRAVGRAHRQSALAGIPELIAAGPDGNGGWELAVIRHGRLASAGVARRGVPPMPVVEMLVASAETVLPGPGPLFGAIPEEIGILLRWLTRPGVRLVRTTQPWAEPAAVAGGWQEWLDLAASATALERVAG, encoded by the coding sequence ATGGACACCGGACGGCGGCCCGGCGCGGCGCAACTCGCCTTCGACGAGCTGGGAACTCCTTTGCGGGACATCACTTTCGTCGTATTCGACCTGGAGACCACCGGGACGAAACCCGGACCGGACGGGATCACCGAGATCGGCGCGGTCAAGATCCGCGCGGGCGAGGTGGTCGGCGAGTTCGCCACCTTCGTCAATCCTGGGATGCCGATCCCGCCCCAGATCGTCGAGCTCACCGGCATCACCGGGGCGATGGTCTACGACGCTCCCCGGATCGAGCGCGTGCTCCCCGCGTTCCTCGAATTCATCTCCGGTGCCGTGCTCGTGGCGCACAACGCCGCCTTCGACACCGGATTCATGCGCGCGGCCTGCGAAGGCCACGGCTACCACTGGCCCAAGACGGCCGTCGTCTGCACGGTCCGGCTCGCCCGCCGGGTCATCTCCCGCGACGAGACGCCCAGCTACCGGCTTTCCGCGCTGGCGGCGTTGTTCGGGGCGCGCACGACGCCCAACCACCGCGCGCTCGCCGACGCGCGCGCCACCGTCGACGTCCTGCACGCGCTGCTCGAACGGGTGGGCAATCTCGGCGTCCACACCCTCGAAGAGCTGCTGGACTACCTGCCCGGAGTGACCGCTGCCCAGCGCCGTAAACGGTCGCTGGCCGAGCATCTGCCGTCGAGGCCCGGCGTCTACCTGTTCCGCGGCCCGAGCGACGAGGTCCTCTACGTCGGCACGTCGTCCGATCTGCGCCGCCGGGTCCGGCAGTACTTCACCGGTTCGGAGAGCCGGGGGCGGATCCGGGAGATGGTCGCGCTGGCCGAGCGGGTCGACGCGGTCGAATGCGCGCACGCGCTCGAAGCCGCCGTCCGGGAGCTTCGGCTGATCGCCGCCCACCGCCCCATGTACAACCGCCGTTCCAAGAACCCACGGCACGCCTGGTGGGTCGCGCTGACCGAGGAGGCGTTCCCACGCCTGTCGGTGGTCCGCATGCCGCGAGACGGGATGCTGGGGCCCTTTCGCACCCAGACCGACGCCCGGTCCGCCGCGGACACCCTCGCCGGCGCCTCCGGGCTGCGGACGTGCACCCAGCGCATCTCGGCGACCGCGCCGAGCGGGACGCCCTGTGTCCTCGCGGAACTCGGCCGCTGCGGAGCGCCGTGCGCCGGGCTGCAGACGGCGGAGGCGTACCGGCCGGGAGTGCTCGCGGTGTCCGGTCTCATCGCCGGCACGGACGGACGGCCGCTGCGGGCCGCCGCCGACCAGCTGGCCCGGCTCTCCGCGGCGGAACACTACGAACAGGCCGCCCAGCATCGCGATCAGCTGGCCGGGCTGATCCGCGCGGTCGGCCGGGCGCACCGGCAGTCGGCGCTGGCGGGTATCCCGGAGCTGATCGCCGCCGGTCCGGACGGGAACGGCGGCTGGGAGCTGGCGGTGATCCGGCACGGCAGGCTCGCGTCGGCGGGGGTCGCGCGGCGCGGGGTGCCGCCGATGCCGGTCGTCGAGATGCTCGTGGCCTCGGCGGAGACGGTGCTCCCGGGTCCCGGTCCGCTCTTCGGCGCGATCCCGGAGGAGATCGGCATCCTCCTGCGCTGGCTGACCCGTCCGGGCGTCCGGCTCGTGCGCACGACACAACCCTGGGCGGAGCCCGCCGCCGTCGCGGGTGGCTGGCAGGAGTGGCTCGATCTCGCGGCGAGCGCGACGGCACTGGAACGCGTGGCGGGCTAG
- the qcrB gene encoding cytochrome bc1 complex cytochrome b subunit, with the protein MSSLTTPTKGTNPVEKAAGAGAKWADDRYHLAKGMRHQLNKVFPTHWSFLLGEIALYSFIILLLSGVYLTLFFDPSMEEVVYNGSYTGLQGVEMSRAFATTLDISFDVRGGLFVRQLHHWAALIFVASMMVHMFRIFFTGAFRRPREANWVIGALLLVLGMFEGFFGYSLPDDLLSGTGIRATLSGIVLSVPVMGTWIHWALFGGEFPGNEIIPRLYTIHILLLPGIMLGLVAAHLALVWYQKHTQFPGVRRKETNVVGVRIMPVFALKGGAFFALVTGIIALMSGLFQINPIWNIGPYNAAQVSAGSQPDWYMAWADGMLRIWPAWELYLGNYTVPAVFFPGAVGMPLLIGLLVMYPWIERKLSKDTAHHNLLQRPRDVPVRTSLGIMALTFFAVIMLSGFNDIIAFAFDISLNATTWAGRIGVLLLPPIAYYITYRICLGLQRADREVLEHGVETGIIKRLPHGEFIEIHQPLGPVDDHGHAIPLEYQGASVPKKMNKLGSAGHAVAGSTWSPDPVEETIALERARSNGHGNGKVDDIGGEPSEERKEITSGH; encoded by the coding sequence ATGAGTTCACTCACCACCCCGACCAAGGGGACGAACCCGGTCGAGAAGGCCGCGGGCGCTGGTGCGAAGTGGGCCGACGACCGGTATCACCTGGCCAAGGGCATGCGGCACCAGCTCAACAAGGTGTTCCCGACGCACTGGTCGTTCCTGCTCGGCGAGATCGCGCTCTACAGCTTCATCATCCTGTTGCTGTCGGGTGTCTATCTCACGCTGTTCTTCGACCCCTCCATGGAGGAGGTCGTCTACAACGGCAGCTACACCGGTCTGCAGGGCGTCGAGATGTCGCGGGCCTTCGCGACCACGCTCGACATCTCGTTCGACGTCCGGGGCGGTCTCTTCGTCCGCCAGCTGCACCACTGGGCCGCGCTGATCTTCGTGGCTTCGATGATGGTGCACATGTTCCGGATCTTCTTCACCGGAGCGTTCCGCCGCCCGCGTGAGGCGAACTGGGTCATCGGCGCGCTGCTGCTGGTCCTGGGCATGTTCGAAGGCTTCTTCGGCTACTCGCTCCCGGACGACCTGCTCTCCGGCACCGGTATCCGCGCGACCCTGTCGGGCATCGTGCTCTCGGTGCCGGTCATGGGCACCTGGATCCACTGGGCGCTGTTCGGCGGGGAGTTCCCCGGCAACGAGATCATCCCGCGCCTGTACACGATCCACATCCTGCTGCTGCCGGGCATCATGCTCGGCCTGGTGGCCGCGCACCTCGCGCTGGTCTGGTACCAGAAGCACACGCAGTTCCCGGGCGTGCGCCGCAAGGAGACCAACGTCGTCGGCGTCCGCATCATGCCGGTCTTCGCGCTCAAGGGCGGCGCGTTCTTCGCGCTGGTCACCGGCATCATCGCGCTGATGTCGGGCCTCTTCCAGATCAACCCGATCTGGAACATCGGCCCGTACAACGCGGCGCAGGTCTCGGCGGGTTCGCAGCCTGACTGGTACATGGCCTGGGCCGACGGCATGCTGCGGATCTGGCCCGCGTGGGAGCTCTACCTCGGGAACTACACGGTCCCGGCGGTGTTCTTCCCCGGCGCGGTCGGGATGCCGCTGCTGATCGGGTTGCTGGTGATGTATCCCTGGATCGAGCGAAAGCTGTCCAAGGACACCGCGCACCACAACCTGCTGCAGCGTCCGCGCGACGTCCCGGTCCGGACCTCGCTGGGCATCATGGCCCTGACCTTCTTCGCGGTCATCATGCTGTCGGGCTTCAACGACATCATCGCGTTCGCCTTCGACATCTCGCTGAACGCGACGACGTGGGCGGGCCGGATCGGTGTCCTGCTGCTGCCGCCGATCGCGTACTACATCACCTACCGGATCTGCCTCGGCCTCCAGCGGGCCGACCGCGAGGTGCTGGAGCACGGTGTCGAAACCGGCATCATCAAGCGCCTGCCGCACGGTGAGTTCATCGAGATCCACCAGCCGCTCGGCCCGGTGGACGACCACGGCCACGCGATCCCGCTCGAGTACCAGGGCGCGTCGGTGCCGAAGAAGATGAACAAGCTCGGCTCGGCCGGACACGCCGTCGCCGGTTCGACCTGGTCCCCGGACCCGGTCGAGGAGACGATCGCGCTGGAGCGCGCCCGGTCCAACGGGCACGGCAACGGCAAGGTCGACGACATCGGTGGCGAGCCTTCCGAGGAGCGCAAGGAGATCACCTCCGGGCACTAG
- the qcrC gene encoding cytochrome bc1 complex diheme cytochrome c subunit, which yields MTSSKNNTERRFRKRSKARRRFAGALALGIALLSVGGLYAVFAPEPQTAQAQGESALLREGEKLYNNTCIECHGPKLEGVTDRGPSLIGIGDAAVYFQTSTGRMPAVRQEAQAQRKPPKLSEAEINALGAYIQANGGGAQRPAEKGDALRGEDVARGSELFRLNCASCHGFTGRGGALSSGKFAPNLDPATEEQIYTAMLTGPQNMPKFSDRQLSPEEKKDIIAFVKSVSDGNNAPGGSSLGGLGPASEGAIAWIVGIAALIGVTLWIGSKA from the coding sequence ATGACCTCCAGCAAGAACAACACGGAGCGCCGCTTCCGCAAGCGGTCGAAGGCACGCAGGCGCTTCGCCGGCGCGCTGGCGCTCGGGATCGCGCTGCTCAGCGTGGGCGGGTTGTACGCCGTTTTCGCCCCGGAGCCGCAGACCGCGCAGGCGCAGGGCGAATCCGCCCTCCTGCGCGAGGGCGAGAAGCTCTACAACAACACGTGTATCGAATGTCACGGGCCGAAGCTCGAAGGTGTCACCGACCGTGGCCCGAGCCTCATCGGCATCGGCGACGCGGCCGTGTACTTCCAGACCTCCACCGGCCGCATGCCCGCGGTGCGTCAGGAAGCCCAGGCGCAGCGGAAGCCGCCGAAGCTGTCCGAGGCCGAGATCAACGCCCTCGGCGCCTACATCCAGGCCAACGGCGGCGGCGCGCAGCGTCCCGCCGAGAAGGGTGACGCGCTGCGCGGCGAGGACGTCGCGCGCGGCAGCGAACTCTTCCGCCTCAACTGCGCCTCCTGCCACGGCTTCACCGGCCGCGGCGGTGCGCTCTCCTCGGGCAAGTTCGCCCCGAACCTGGACCCGGCCACGGAAGAGCAGATCTACACCGCGATGCTCACCGGGCCGCAGAACATGCCCAAGTTCTCCGACCGGCAGCTGTCGCCGGAGGAGAAGAAGGACATCATCGCGTTCGTGAAGTCCGTGAGCGACGGGAACAACGCTCCCGGCGGTAGCTCGCTCGGCGGACTCGGCCCGGCTTCGGAGGGCGCGATCGCGTGGATCGTCGGGATCGCCGCGCTGATCGGCGTGACGTTGTGGATTGGATCGAAGGCATGA
- a CDS encoding NYN domain-containing protein, whose product MQPQPAVPESPEDATGGPSGVVASAGATETSEEVPAEGWTALPETVRERIAELAAAAVGKLPVADVPRQLRPVAKFAPAKRAKLGGTALLTALGESSQFRVAVTEWLRDHRKDALDPNAPDSVAAAAAAVLLGEAGAAGRVRLVAKNAEETALRAERDAALARNQRLETELAQLREELREAKEIAGSARGERDAEVEKLLKRLREQGVQLRQAKDAVAEAHARLESGGAESAEEIKALKAQLDRERQRVATERARAEKAVTDAEIARQSAREARQADEVRLGLLLDTIEGAVGGLRRELSVSARGQRPADMVRGATSGLGAGGKIQDVTALDRHLALPNVHLIVDGYNVTKTGYPELALSDQRDRLIHQLSALAARTSAEVTVVFDGAGVLSVPAAVPRGVRVLFSERGVLADDVIRSLVAAEPPGRPMVVASTDRAVADSVRGKGAHPVPSAVLVSRLSRV is encoded by the coding sequence ATGCAACCGCAGCCCGCAGTGCCCGAATCGCCCGAGGACGCCACCGGCGGCCCCTCGGGTGTCGTGGCGTCGGCGGGCGCGACGGAGACGTCCGAAGAGGTGCCTGCCGAAGGCTGGACGGCCTTGCCGGAGACCGTGCGGGAGCGGATCGCCGAACTGGCGGCCGCCGCCGTCGGGAAACTGCCGGTCGCCGACGTGCCGAGGCAGCTGCGCCCGGTCGCGAAGTTCGCCCCGGCGAAACGCGCGAAACTCGGCGGGACGGCGTTGCTCACCGCGTTGGGGGAGTCTTCGCAGTTCCGGGTCGCGGTCACCGAATGGCTGCGTGATCACCGCAAGGACGCCCTCGATCCGAACGCCCCCGATTCCGTCGCCGCGGCGGCCGCCGCCGTGCTGCTCGGCGAGGCGGGCGCGGCCGGACGGGTCCGGCTGGTGGCGAAGAACGCCGAGGAGACGGCGTTGCGCGCCGAACGCGACGCCGCGCTGGCGCGCAACCAGCGGCTTGAGACCGAACTGGCGCAGCTGCGTGAAGAACTGCGCGAAGCCAAGGAGATCGCCGGTAGTGCGCGAGGCGAACGCGACGCCGAGGTCGAGAAGCTGTTGAAGCGCCTGCGGGAACAAGGTGTCCAGCTGCGCCAGGCGAAGGACGCCGTCGCCGAGGCGCACGCTCGGCTGGAGAGCGGAGGCGCCGAAAGCGCCGAAGAGATCAAGGCGCTGAAGGCCCAGTTGGACCGTGAGAGGCAGCGTGTCGCGACAGAGCGGGCGCGGGCGGAGAAGGCCGTCACGGACGCCGAGATCGCCCGTCAGTCGGCCCGTGAGGCGCGTCAGGCCGACGAGGTGAGACTCGGGCTGCTGCTGGACACGATCGAGGGCGCCGTCGGCGGGCTGCGCCGCGAACTTTCGGTGAGCGCGCGGGGTCAGCGTCCGGCGGACATGGTGCGCGGCGCGACGTCGGGTCTCGGGGCGGGCGGCAAGATCCAGGACGTCACCGCGCTCGACCGGCACCTCGCGCTGCCCAACGTGCACCTGATCGTCGACGGCTACAACGTCACGAAGACCGGTTATCCGGAGCTGGCGCTGTCCGACCAGCGCGACCGGCTGATCCACCAGCTTTCCGCGCTCGCCGCGCGGACTTCGGCCGAAGTCACCGTCGTGTTCGACGGTGCCGGCGTGCTTTCCGTGCCCGCCGCGGTGCCGCGCGGGGTGCGGGTGCTGTTCTCCGAACGCGGCGTGCTCGCGGACGACGTCATCCGGTCCCTCGTCGCGGCCGAGCCGCCGGGGCGGCCGATGGTGGTCGCGAGCACGGACCGGGCGGTGGCGGATTCGGTGCGGGGCAAGGGCGCGCATCCGGTGCCGTCGGCGGTGCTGGTGTCGCGGCTCAGCCGGGTGTGA
- a CDS encoding glycosyltransferase family 4 protein has translation MLRTLLVTNDFPPRPGGIQNYLNSLATRLPADDLVVYAPSWESSTGSHGEFDAAAPFEVVRHPTSLMLPTPDVLKRAKEIMRARDCEAVWFGAAAPLALLGHPLRSAGARRVLASTHGHEVGWSMLPGSRQALRRIGDTVDVVTYVSKYTRSRFSAAFGPMAGLEMLPCGVDTALYRPDPAAGKEIRERHGLADRPTIVCVSRLVPRKGQDMLIKILPELRKRIPDVALLLVGGGPYRKTLTGLVEALEVEDSVVITGSVPWKELPAHYNAGDVFAMPARTRGKGLDVEGLGIVYLEASATGLPVVAGNSGGAPETVLDEVTGHVVDGRDEQQLRETLAALLADPVRARRMGAAGRDWVGENWRWDTMASRLSGLLDGDPVAAVR, from the coding sequence GTGCTGAGGACCCTGCTGGTGACCAACGACTTCCCGCCCCGGCCGGGCGGTATCCAGAACTACCTGAATTCGCTGGCCACCCGCCTGCCCGCCGACGACCTGGTCGTCTACGCCCCCTCCTGGGAATCGAGCACCGGCTCGCACGGCGAGTTCGACGCCGCCGCCCCGTTCGAGGTGGTGCGCCATCCGACGTCGCTGATGCTGCCGACCCCGGACGTGCTCAAGCGGGCGAAGGAGATCATGCGCGCCCGCGACTGCGAGGCCGTCTGGTTCGGCGCCGCGGCGCCGCTGGCGTTGCTGGGGCATCCGCTGCGTTCGGCCGGCGCGCGCCGGGTGCTGGCGTCGACGCACGGCCACGAGGTCGGCTGGTCGATGCTTCCCGGTTCACGGCAGGCATTGCGGCGGATCGGCGACACCGTCGACGTCGTCACCTACGTCAGCAAGTACACGCGCTCCCGCTTTTCGGCCGCTTTCGGCCCGATGGCTGGGCTGGAGATGCTCCCGTGCGGCGTGGACACCGCGCTCTACCGGCCGGATCCGGCCGCGGGCAAGGAGATCCGCGAGCGGCACGGGCTCGCCGACCGGCCGACGATCGTCTGCGTTTCGCGTTTGGTACCGCGAAAAGGCCAGGACATGCTGATCAAGATCCTGCCCGAGCTCCGCAAGCGGATCCCGGACGTGGCGCTGCTGCTCGTCGGCGGCGGCCCGTACCGCAAGACGCTCACCGGGCTCGTCGAAGCGCTGGAGGTCGAAGACAGCGTCGTCATCACCGGATCGGTGCCCTGGAAGGAATTGCCCGCGCACTACAACGCGGGCGACGTCTTCGCGATGCCGGCGCGGACGCGCGGGAAGGGGCTCGACGTCGAGGGGCTGGGCATCGTGTACCTGGAAGCCTCCGCGACCGGATTGCCGGTCGTCGCGGGGAATTCCGGTGGTGCGCCGGAAACGGTGCTGGACGAGGTCACCGGGCACGTCGTCGACGGACGCGACGAGCAGCAGCTGAGGGAGACGCTGGCGGCGCTGCTGGCCGATCCGGTGCGGGCACGGCGGATGGGGGCCGCCGGTCGCGACTGGGTCGGCGAGAACTGGCGGTGGGACACCATGGCGAGCCGGCTCTCCGGCCTGCTCGACGGCGACCCCGTCGCGGCGGTGCGCTGA
- a CDS encoding nucleoside/nucleotide kinase family protein produces MRYRPISPALLVSELTERITSITGRRRIAVAVDGAAGATNTTELADALVDPLRIAGHAVLRISANDFLRPASLRFERGKEDPDSRYSDWLDLGALRREVLDPLAEDGSGLVLPSLWDPVRDRATRAERVELPEGGVVLLDGEFLFGAGLAFDLSVHLWLSPGALRRRVPDAWALPAYARYEQEVDPSALSDVVIRVDDPKHPARYEP; encoded by the coding sequence GTGCGCTACCGTCCGATTTCTCCCGCTCTGCTGGTGTCCGAACTGACCGAACGCATCACCTCGATCACGGGCCGCCGCCGGATCGCGGTCGCCGTCGACGGCGCGGCCGGTGCGACCAACACCACAGAACTCGCCGACGCCCTGGTCGATCCCCTGCGGATCGCCGGTCACGCGGTGTTGCGGATCTCGGCGAACGACTTCCTGCGCCCCGCTTCATTGCGCTTCGAACGCGGCAAAGAGGACCCGGACTCGCGCTACAGCGACTGGCTCGACCTCGGCGCCCTGCGGCGCGAAGTGCTCGACCCGCTCGCCGAGGACGGCAGCGGTCTCGTCCTTCCGTCGCTATGGGATCCGGTCCGTGATCGCGCCACACGCGCCGAACGCGTCGAACTGCCCGAGGGCGGCGTCGTCCTGCTGGACGGGGAGTTCCTGTTCGGCGCGGGGCTCGCGTTCGACCTGAGCGTGCATTTGTGGCTCTCCCCCGGCGCGCTGAGGCGGCGGGTGCCGGACGCCTGGGCGCTCCCCGCTTACGCGCGCTACGAACAGGAAGTCGATCCGTCGGCGCTGTCGGACGTGGTGATCCGCGTCGACGATCCGAAGCATCCGGCGCGCTACGAACCCTGA
- a CDS encoding C40 family peptidase, translated as MQSHPVKRVVSGALAAAAVITAVTVAQPSATAAPGPALQQPPSGSDALAKYRDLAAQAEKANEDLLKAKDDLAAKQGELDKATADAAAAKELGIKAAGDEKTFQAEVNKFAGASFTSGVQLNKLSSLLSGASTQDFLERSSALEVLAANKNTALTNLSGAVAQAAAAAKQAADAQNTATAARDTAAKLTTDIEARQKTLSDQLKEIERAGGNLSASDRNAQKDKGGAFPNLPAPGPAAAAALAAAKSKLGSPYGWGDTGPSSFDCSGLMLWAYKQAGLTLPRSSRQQSTFGAPVQRSQLQPGDLVFYNSPVSHVGMYVGNGMMVHAPTTGDVVKVSPLQNNYVGARRPTA; from the coding sequence GTGCAGTCGCATCCAGTCAAGCGCGTGGTGTCAGGAGCTTTGGCCGCGGCCGCGGTGATCACCGCGGTGACAGTGGCCCAGCCTTCAGCCACCGCTGCCCCAGGCCCCGCCCTCCAGCAGCCCCCGTCCGGCTCGGACGCGCTCGCCAAGTACCGCGACCTCGCGGCACAGGCCGAGAAGGCGAACGAAGACCTCCTCAAGGCGAAGGACGACCTCGCCGCGAAGCAGGGTGAGCTCGACAAGGCGACCGCCGACGCCGCCGCAGCCAAGGAGCTCGGCATCAAGGCGGCCGGTGACGAGAAGACCTTCCAGGCCGAGGTGAACAAGTTCGCCGGTGCCTCCTTCACCAGCGGTGTGCAGCTGAACAAGCTGTCGTCGCTGCTGTCGGGCGCGTCGACCCAGGACTTCCTGGAGCGTTCCTCGGCACTCGAGGTCCTCGCCGCGAACAAGAACACCGCTCTGACCAACCTGAGCGGTGCCGTCGCCCAGGCCGCGGCCGCGGCCAAGCAGGCGGCGGACGCCCAGAACACGGCCACCGCCGCCCGTGACACGGCCGCCAAGCTGACCACGGACATCGAGGCGCGCCAGAAGACGCTGAGCGACCAGCTCAAGGAGATCGAGCGGGCCGGCGGCAACCTGAGTGCCTCGGATCGCAACGCCCAGAAGGACAAGGGCGGCGCGTTCCCCAACCTGCCCGCCCCGGGTCCCGCCGCGGCGGCGGCCCTCGCGGCCGCGAAGAGCAAGCTCGGCAGCCCGTACGGCTGGGGTGACACCGGACCGTCGTCCTTCGACTGCTCCGGTCTGATGCTCTGGGCGTACAAGCAGGCCGGTCTGACCCTGCCGCGGTCCAGCCGTCAGCAGTCGACCTTCGGCGCCCCGGTGCAGAGGTCGCAGCTCCAGCCGGGCGACCTGGTGTTCTACAACTCGCCGGTCTCGCACGTCGGCATGTACGTCGGCAACGGCATGATGGTGCACGCGCCGACCACCGGTGACGTCGTCAAGGTGTCGCCGCTGCAGAACAACTACGTCGGCGCCCGTCGCCCGACGGCCTGA
- a CDS encoding Lrp/AsnC family transcriptional regulator, with amino-acid sequence MITAIVLIQVEADAIPEAAQAIADIEGVREVYSCAGDVDLVASVRVTAHEDLADLIPAKIGKVPGVLSTVTHIAFRSYSKADKESAFDIGVEGA; translated from the coding sequence TTGATCACGGCGATCGTGTTGATCCAGGTCGAAGCCGATGCCATCCCCGAAGCGGCGCAGGCGATCGCGGACATCGAGGGTGTCCGCGAGGTCTACTCCTGCGCGGGTGACGTCGATCTGGTCGCTTCGGTCCGGGTCACGGCCCACGAAGACCTCGCGGATCTGATCCCGGCGAAGATCGGCAAGGTGCCCGGCGTGCTGAGCACCGTCACGCATATCGCGTTCCGCTCGTACTCGAAGGCCGACAAGGAGTCCGCGTTCGACATCGGCGTCGAAGGCGCCTGA
- the qcrA gene encoding cytochrome bc1 complex Rieske iron-sulfur subunit, producing the protein MSAEGPKPPTEAELADMDRDQLVKLGTALDGVEIVEYPTPWPVEGTRAEKRAERAVALWFVLAALSGLAFVVLIAWPHWFEYKEPGTTGYTKYTLYTPLLGVTLGLAVLSLGIGVILYTKKFIPAEVSVQERGDGGSKEVDKATIVAQLADSGSRSTIARRSMIKRSAGAGAGVLGLAVAALPVASFIKDPWKDTENRDSLWHSGWKKNFPDEVVYLRRNTGRPHEISLVKAEDLDAGAMETVFPYRKSEEHDEHALSAAFKRVDNPVMLIRLRPTDAAKVVKRQGQEDYNFGDYYAYTKICSHVGCPTSLYEQRTNRILCPCHQSQFDALHYAKPIFGPATRPLAQLPITVDKEGYLIARGDFNEAVGPAFWERKS; encoded by the coding sequence ATGAGCGCCGAAGGGCCGAAGCCGCCGACAGAGGCGGAATTGGCGGACATGGATCGCGACCAGCTCGTCAAGCTGGGTACCGCGCTCGACGGGGTCGAGATCGTGGAGTACCCGACGCCGTGGCCGGTCGAGGGGACACGGGCGGAGAAGCGCGCCGAGCGCGCGGTCGCCCTCTGGTTCGTGCTGGCCGCGCTGTCCGGCCTCGCGTTCGTGGTCCTCATCGCGTGGCCGCACTGGTTCGAGTACAAGGAGCCGGGTACGACCGGCTACACCAAGTACACGCTGTACACGCCGCTGCTCGGGGTCACCCTCGGGCTGGCCGTGCTCAGCCTCGGTATCGGTGTGATCCTCTACACCAAGAAGTTCATCCCGGCCGAGGTCTCGGTCCAGGAACGCGGGGACGGCGGTTCCAAGGAGGTCGACAAGGCCACCATCGTCGCCCAGCTCGCCGACTCGGGCAGCCGCAGCACCATCGCGCGCCGCTCGATGATCAAGCGGTCCGCGGGCGCCGGTGCCGGTGTGCTCGGCCTCGCCGTCGCGGCGCTGCCGGTCGCGTCCTTCATCAAGGACCCGTGGAAGGACACCGAGAACCGCGACTCGCTGTGGCACTCGGGCTGGAAGAAGAACTTCCCGGACGAGGTCGTCTACCTGCGCCGCAACACCGGCCGTCCGCACGAGATCTCCCTGGTCAAGGCCGAGGACCTCGACGCGGGCGCGATGGAGACGGTGTTCCCGTACCGCAAGTCCGAGGAGCACGACGAGCACGCGCTGTCGGCCGCCTTCAAGCGGGTCGACAACCCGGTCATGCTGATCCGTCTCCGCCCGACCGACGCCGCCAAGGTCGTCAAGCGTCAGGGCCAGGAGGACTACAACTTCGGCGACTACTACGCGTACACGAAGATCTGCAGCCACGTGGGCTGCCCGACCTCCCTGTACGAGCAGCGGACCAACCGCATCCTCTGCCCCTGCCACCAGTCGCAGTTCGACGCGCTCCACTACGCCAAGCCGATTTTCGGGCCGGCGACGCGGCCTTTGGCCCAGCTTCCGATTACAGTGGACAAAGAGGGCTACCTGATCGCGCGCGGAGACTTCAACGAGGCCGTCGGACCGGCCTTTTGGGAGCGTAAGTCATGA
- a CDS encoding SRPBCC domain-containing protein: MPYSGTQVWDFLVGREGVGIWLGPGAELGHELGAAYETANGTTGEIRGRSEGDKLRLTWRPKDWDHDSTLQITVSGTDQKTTLRFHQEWLAGADEREEQRAYWTEVTERVVAALAER; this comes from the coding sequence GTGCCGTACAGCGGCACCCAGGTGTGGGACTTCCTGGTCGGACGCGAGGGTGTGGGCATCTGGCTCGGTCCGGGCGCCGAACTCGGCCACGAGCTGGGCGCGGCGTACGAGACGGCCAACGGGACGACCGGCGAGATCCGCGGCCGCTCCGAAGGCGACAAGCTCCGGCTGACCTGGCGCCCGAAGGACTGGGACCACGACTCGACCCTGCAGATCACGGTGAGCGGTACCGACCAGAAGACCACGCTCCGGTTCCACCAGGAATGGCTCGCGGGCGCCGACGAGCGCGAGGAACAGCGGGCATACTGGACCGAAGTGACCGAGCGAGTCGTGGCCGCGCTGGCCGAACGCTGA